One Kitasatospora sp. NBC_01287 DNA window includes the following coding sequences:
- a CDS encoding glycosyltransferase has protein sequence MSEGLRIVRVANFVTPVSGGLRTALRHLGAGYLAAGHRPVLVVPGAEHRDEQTEQGRVVTLPGPVLPASGGYRLLTDRRAVARLLTELAPDRLEVSDRTTLRWTGDWARRRGIPAAMVSHENATGLLRTHGLPEPAARALADRLNSRTAHAYDAVVCTTDWAAAEFARIGVRNLLRAPLGVDLAGLHPGRYDPALRTRYAGQGRALLVLCSRLSAEKRPGLALDALAELRRGGTDAVLVVAGTGPLHARLAERADRERLPVRFLGHLADRAALAALLASADVVLAPGPVETFGLAALEALACGTPVAVSRSAALPDIVGPAGAAAPDTGAGFAAAVRELLAREERARRAAARARAERYGWPAAVAAFLAVHESALGGAPLPVGRPR, from the coding sequence ATGAGCGAGGGCCTGCGGATCGTCCGCGTCGCGAACTTCGTCACGCCGGTCTCCGGCGGCCTGCGAACCGCCCTGCGCCACCTCGGCGCGGGCTACCTGGCCGCCGGGCACCGGCCGGTGCTGGTGGTGCCGGGGGCCGAGCACCGCGATGAGCAGACCGAGCAGGGCCGGGTGGTGACCCTGCCAGGGCCGGTGCTGCCGGCCAGCGGCGGCTACCGGCTGCTCACCGACCGACGCGCGGTGGCCCGGCTGCTCACCGAGCTGGCGCCCGACCGGCTGGAGGTCTCCGACCGCACCACGCTGCGCTGGACCGGCGACTGGGCCCGGCGCCGGGGCATCCCGGCGGCCATGGTCTCGCACGAGAACGCCACCGGCCTGCTGCGCACCCACGGTCTGCCCGAGCCGGCCGCCCGGGCGCTCGCCGACCGCCTCAACTCCCGCACCGCACACGCCTACGACGCCGTGGTCTGCACCACGGACTGGGCCGCCGCCGAGTTCGCCAGGATCGGCGTGCGCAACCTGCTCCGGGCGCCGCTCGGCGTCGACCTGGCCGGGCTGCACCCAGGGCGGTACGACCCGGCGCTGCGCACCAGGTACGCCGGCCAGGGGCGGGCACTGCTGGTGCTCTGCTCGCGGCTGTCGGCGGAGAAGCGGCCGGGCCTGGCCCTGGACGCGCTCGCCGAGCTGCGGCGCGGCGGCACGGACGCGGTGCTGGTGGTGGCCGGTACCGGGCCGCTGCACGCCCGGCTCGCCGAGCGCGCCGACCGCGAGCGGCTGCCGGTGCGGTTCCTGGGCCACCTGGCCGACCGGGCCGCGCTGGCCGCGCTGCTGGCCTCGGCGGATGTGGTGCTGGCCCCCGGTCCGGTGGAGACCTTCGGCCTGGCCGCGCTGGAGGCGCTGGCCTGCGGCACGCCGGTCGCGGTCAGCCGCTCGGCCGCGCTGCCGGACATCGTCGGCCCCGCGGGTGCGGCCGCTCCCGACACCGGGGCCGGATTCGCCGCCGCGGTGCGGGAGTTGCTGGCCCGGGAGGAGCGGGCGCGGCGCGCGGCGGCGCGGGCCAGGGCCGAGCGCTACGGCTGGCCCGCGGCGGTGGCCGCGTTCCTGGCCGTGCACGAGTCGGCCCTGGGCGGCGCGCCGCTGCCGGTCGGGAGACCCCGATGA
- a CDS encoding glycosyltransferase family 1 protein, translated as MRVAIVTESFPPEVNGVAHSVLRTAEHLVRRGHQPLVITPAPARGSSCPAHSFGPDGAPLPVVRIPSVPLPNYPQVRVALPSARLAGALTAHRPDVVHLASPFILGARAMTEAKRLGLPAIAVYQTDLAGYAQAYRFGGGLGAATAWHRIRTVHREAARTLAPSTPAAQDLTAHGVPRVHLWPRGVDSLRFHPRHRDQALHRALAPGGEVLVGYVGRLAPEKRVDLLAGVCALPGVRLVVIGDGPSAPALRQALPGAVFLGRRTGEELARCYATLDLFVHTGPLETFCQTIQEAMASGVPVVGPAAGGPLDLVGHRRTGLLVAPRDPRAVTEAVAELAADPERRAAYGRAGRADVTARTWEAVGDLLLRHYAEVVAEHRGEVLEVASGAAPGPVPAPAPAPAVTVAPAAAPTAAAGTPSAGVPVVRPAEELPA; from the coding sequence ATGCGAGTCGCGATCGTCACCGAGTCCTTCCCGCCCGAAGTCAACGGCGTCGCCCACAGCGTGCTCCGCACCGCCGAGCACCTGGTCCGGCGCGGCCACCAGCCGCTGGTCATCACCCCGGCACCGGCTCGCGGTTCGAGCTGCCCGGCACACTCCTTCGGCCCGGACGGCGCCCCGCTGCCCGTCGTCCGGATCCCCTCCGTCCCGCTGCCGAACTACCCCCAGGTGCGCGTCGCGCTGCCCAGCGCCCGGCTGGCCGGCGCGCTCACCGCGCACCGGCCCGACGTGGTCCACCTGGCCAGCCCGTTCATCCTCGGCGCCCGCGCGATGACCGAGGCCAAGCGTCTGGGCCTGCCCGCGATCGCCGTCTACCAGACGGACCTGGCCGGCTACGCCCAGGCCTACCGGTTCGGCGGCGGCCTCGGCGCGGCCACCGCCTGGCACCGGATCCGCACCGTGCACCGGGAGGCCGCCCGCACCCTGGCCCCCTCCACCCCCGCCGCCCAGGACCTCACCGCGCACGGCGTCCCCCGGGTGCACCTGTGGCCGCGCGGCGTCGACTCGCTGCGCTTCCACCCGCGCCACCGCGACCAGGCGCTGCACCGCGCGCTGGCCCCGGGCGGCGAGGTGCTGGTCGGCTACGTCGGCCGGCTCGCCCCCGAGAAGCGGGTCGACCTGCTGGCCGGGGTCTGCGCGCTGCCCGGCGTGCGGCTGGTCGTCATCGGCGACGGCCCCAGCGCGCCGGCGCTGCGGCAGGCGCTGCCCGGCGCCGTCTTCCTCGGCCGCCGCACCGGCGAGGAACTCGCGCGCTGCTACGCCACGTTGGACCTGTTCGTGCACACCGGGCCGCTGGAGACCTTCTGCCAGACCATCCAGGAGGCGATGGCCAGCGGGGTGCCGGTGGTCGGCCCGGCGGCCGGTGGCCCGCTCGACCTGGTCGGCCACCGCCGCACCGGGCTGCTGGTCGCCCCACGCGATCCGCGCGCCGTGACCGAGGCGGTCGCCGAGTTGGCGGCCGACCCCGAGCGGCGGGCCGCCTACGGGCGGGCGGGGCGGGCCGACGTCACCGCGCGCACCTGGGAGGCGGTGGGGGACCTGCTGCTGCGGCACTACGCGGAGGTGGTGGCGGAGCACCGGGGGGAGGTGCTGGAGGTGGCCTCGGGCGCGGCACCAGGGCCTGTGCCGGCGCCCGCACCGGCGCCCGCGGTGACCGTCGCGCCCGCTGCCGCACCCACCGCCGCAGCCGGCACCCCGTCGGCCGGCGTGCCGGTGGTGCGCCCCGCCGAGGAACTGCCGGCATGA
- a CDS encoding penicillin acylase family protein: MPRRTLRPTRRRFGLPAALLATLLAGALLAAAPGAATASAVRALPAAAADYCGGQCDDILPPGENGNATLADILANKVFGTRPAHTEDQLGPYSALSSGYPGLTNDQLSSFFNDASFGVPANQVASSISPRSDVTIVRDKATGVPHVTGTTRYGTEYGAGYAAAQDRLWVMDLFRHVGRGELSGFAGGAAANRQLEQSFWQAAPYTEDELQQQINTVANDGPRGQQALSDAQAYVDGINAYITQAYNNRTFPGEYDLTGHVNAITNAGSIQPFQLTDLVALASVIGALFGSGGGGQVQSAMVKEAADARYGTALGDQVWQSLREANDPEAVTTLHDGQSFPYALPPTDPQGTAMPDPGSVVPEQLIYNPTGSATSSTTKAAGVLPGDLLTAKHGMSNALLVSGKDTASGNPVAVFGPQTGYFAPQLLMLEELQGPGISARGAAFAGLSFYVELGRGQDYAWSATSAGQNITDTYAVPLCTTDGSPVTLAAQSYLYHGTCTPFDKLVQQDAWSPTTADSTPAGSYSLVMYRSDYGLVTSRGTVGGKPVAFTSLRSSYDHEVDSIIGFQMLNDPGSVHDPASFQQAAQNINYTFNWFYADSKHIAYYNSGDNPVRAPGVDAGLPVMAQPAYEWQGFDPSDNTAQYTPPAQHPQGVDQDYYISWNNKQAQDYGAAGFGDGSVHRANLLDARVKALVAKGGVTRASLTQAMEDAAVTDLRGEDVLPDLLKVIGTAPVTDPQLAPVVQELQAWQVAGSKRVETSAGSHAYANAAAVQVMDAWWPLVADGVMHPGLGDQLFTALTGALQINESPSGGQTGPVGGGSVSANESIPHKGSSFQYGWWSYLDKDLRSVLGEPVAGPLAQQFCGGGDLTACRTVLLTTLKQAAAESAAQVYPGDGDCAAGDQWCADTIIQRPLGGVTDDKITWQNRPTYQQVVEFPSHR, from the coding sequence ATGCCCCGCCGCACCTTACGTCCGACCCGCCGCCGGTTCGGACTCCCGGCGGCCCTGCTCGCCACCCTGCTGGCCGGCGCGCTGCTCGCCGCCGCCCCCGGCGCGGCCACCGCCTCGGCCGTCCGCGCCCTGCCCGCCGCCGCCGCCGACTACTGCGGCGGCCAGTGCGACGACATCCTGCCGCCCGGCGAGAACGGCAACGCCACCCTCGCCGACATCCTCGCCAACAAGGTCTTCGGCACCCGCCCCGCGCACACCGAGGACCAGCTCGGCCCGTACTCCGCGCTGTCCTCCGGCTACCCGGGCCTGACCAACGACCAGTTGAGCAGTTTCTTCAACGACGCGTCGTTCGGCGTGCCGGCCAACCAGGTGGCCAGCAGCATCAGCCCGCGATCCGACGTCACGATCGTGCGCGACAAGGCCACCGGCGTGCCGCACGTCACCGGCACCACCCGGTACGGCACCGAGTACGGGGCCGGCTACGCGGCGGCGCAGGACCGGCTCTGGGTGATGGACCTGTTCCGGCACGTCGGCCGCGGCGAGCTGTCCGGCTTCGCGGGCGGAGCCGCGGCCAACCGGCAGCTGGAGCAGAGCTTCTGGCAGGCCGCGCCGTACACCGAGGACGAACTGCAGCAGCAGATCAACACCGTGGCGAACGACGGGCCGCGCGGGCAGCAGGCGCTGTCCGACGCGCAGGCGTACGTGGACGGCATCAACGCCTACATCACCCAGGCCTACAACAACCGGACCTTCCCCGGCGAGTACGACCTGACCGGGCACGTCAACGCGATCACCAACGCCGGCTCGATCCAGCCGTTCCAGCTGACCGACCTGGTCGCGCTGGCCTCGGTGATCGGCGCGCTGTTCGGCTCGGGCGGTGGCGGCCAGGTGCAGTCCGCGATGGTCAAGGAGGCCGCCGACGCGCGCTACGGCACGGCGCTCGGCGACCAGGTCTGGCAGTCGCTGCGGGAGGCCAACGACCCGGAGGCGGTCACCACCCTGCACGACGGGCAGTCCTTCCCCTACGCGCTGCCGCCGACCGACCCGCAGGGAACCGCGATGCCGGACCCGGGCTCGGTCGTCCCCGAGCAGCTGATCTACAACCCGACCGGCTCGGCCACCTCCAGCACCACCAAGGCCGCCGGGGTGCTGCCGGGCGACCTGCTGACCGCCAAGCACGGCATGTCCAACGCGCTGCTGGTCTCCGGGAAGGACACCGCGAGCGGAAACCCGGTGGCCGTCTTCGGCCCGCAGACCGGCTACTTCGCGCCGCAGCTGCTGATGCTGGAGGAGTTGCAGGGCCCGGGGATCAGCGCCCGCGGCGCCGCCTTCGCCGGCCTGAGCTTCTACGTGGAGCTGGGCCGCGGCCAGGACTACGCGTGGAGCGCCACCTCGGCCGGGCAGAACATCACCGACACCTACGCGGTGCCGCTGTGCACGACCGACGGCTCGCCGGTCACCCTGGCCGCCCAGTCCTACCTCTACCACGGCACCTGCACCCCCTTCGACAAGCTGGTGCAGCAGGACGCCTGGTCGCCGACCACCGCCGACTCCACGCCGGCCGGCTCCTACTCGCTGGTGATGTACCGCTCGGACTACGGCCTGGTCACCTCCCGCGGCACGGTCGGCGGCAAGCCGGTGGCGTTCACCTCGCTGCGCTCCAGCTACGACCACGAGGTCGACTCGATCATCGGCTTCCAGATGCTCAACGACCCAGGCTCGGTACACGATCCGGCGAGCTTCCAGCAGGCCGCGCAGAACATCAACTACACCTTCAACTGGTTCTACGCCGACTCCAAGCACATCGCCTACTACAACTCCGGCGACAACCCGGTGCGCGCGCCCGGCGTCGACGCCGGCCTGCCGGTGATGGCCCAACCCGCCTACGAGTGGCAGGGATTCGACCCGAGCGACAACACCGCGCAGTACACCCCGCCGGCCCAGCACCCGCAGGGCGTGGACCAGGACTACTACATCTCCTGGAACAACAAGCAGGCCCAGGACTACGGCGCGGCCGGCTTCGGCGACGGCTCGGTGCACCGGGCCAACCTGCTGGACGCCCGGGTCAAGGCGCTGGTCGCCAAGGGCGGGGTCACCCGGGCCTCGCTGACCCAGGCGATGGAGGACGCGGCGGTGACCGACCTGCGCGGCGAGGACGTGCTGCCCGACCTGCTGAAGGTGATCGGCACCGCACCGGTCACCGATCCCCAACTGGCCCCGGTGGTACAGGAACTGCAGGCCTGGCAGGTGGCCGGCTCGAAGCGGGTGGAGACCTCCGCGGGCAGCCACGCCTATGCGAACGCGGCCGCCGTCCAGGTGATGGACGCCTGGTGGCCGCTGGTCGCCGACGGGGTGATGCACCCCGGGCTCGGTGACCAGCTGTTCACCGCGCTGACCGGCGCGCTGCAGATCAACGAGTCGCCCTCGGGCGGCCAGACCGGGCCGGTCGGCGGCGGCTCGGTGAGCGCCAACGAGTCGATCCCGCACAAGGGTTCGTCCTTCCAGTACGGCTGGTGGAGCTATCTGGACAAGGACCTGCGCTCGGTGCTCGGCGAGCCGGTGGCGGGGCCGCTCGCCCAGCAGTTCTGCGGCGGGGGCGACCTGACGGCCTGCCGCACGGTGCTGCTGACCACGCTGAAGCAGGCGGCGGCCGAGAGCGCCGCCCAGGTCTACCCCGGCGACGGCGACTGCGCGGCCGGTGACCAGTGGTGCGCCGACACCATCATCCAGCGGCCGCTGGGCGGGGTCACCGACGACAAGATCACCTGGCAGAACCGGCCGACCTACCAGCAGGTGGTGGAGTTCCCCTCGCACCGCTGA
- a CDS encoding DUF2079 domain-containing protein: MSPTEPSPTPSANHGPRALPYALAASFFVLYAAVAVRRHQRGLSGGYDLGIFEQAIRNYAHFHAPVADLKGPGYNVLGDHFHPILAVLAPAYRLFPTPLTLLVAQAALLALTVVPITRWAQRTRGLWVGVAAGIGTGCAWGIVRVDAFDFHEVCFAVPLLAFAVEAAGRERWRAAACWALPLLLVKEDLGLTVAMLGLYIAWRGPRRLGVALAVVGVLGTLLEMFVLIPAASAAHTFDYLQQLEPSAAPPSAPGSRWWPPTRLDTTLLLLAPTAFLALRSPLALLALPTLGWRFASHNNAYWGTAYHYNGVLVPIVFGAMVDVLARERVRYSGRRLRRVLAGGLLVTAATLPAFPLATLVRPATWTTTAHQRAALALARAVPSGATVAASNQLAAQLTDRATVSMACPYHRPAQPVAYLVVDTKDTTSDTTNCRAGLAVVVADAERSGYTVVAARDGITLLRDSAEH, translated from the coding sequence GTGTCGCCGACCGAGCCCTCACCGACGCCGTCGGCGAACCACGGTCCCCGTGCCCTGCCCTACGCGTTGGCGGCGTCCTTCTTCGTCCTCTACGCCGCGGTGGCCGTCCGACGCCACCAGCGCGGCCTCTCCGGCGGCTACGACCTGGGCATCTTCGAGCAGGCGATCCGCAACTACGCGCACTTCCACGCGCCGGTGGCCGACCTCAAGGGCCCCGGCTACAACGTGCTGGGCGATCACTTCCACCCGATCCTCGCCGTGCTGGCCCCCGCCTACCGCCTCTTCCCGACCCCGCTGACCCTGCTGGTGGCGCAGGCCGCGCTGCTCGCGCTCACCGTGGTGCCGATCACCCGCTGGGCCCAGCGGACCCGCGGGCTCTGGGTGGGCGTGGCCGCCGGGATCGGGACGGGCTGCGCCTGGGGGATCGTGCGGGTCGACGCGTTCGACTTCCACGAGGTCTGCTTCGCCGTCCCGCTGCTGGCGTTCGCCGTCGAGGCGGCAGGCCGCGAGCGCTGGCGCGCCGCCGCCTGCTGGGCGCTGCCGCTGCTGCTGGTCAAGGAGGACCTCGGGCTGACCGTCGCGATGCTCGGCCTCTACATCGCCTGGCGTGGCCCGCGCCGTCTCGGCGTCGCGCTCGCCGTGGTGGGTGTGCTCGGCACGCTGCTGGAGATGTTCGTACTGATCCCGGCCGCCAGCGCCGCCCATACCTTCGACTACCTGCAGCAGCTCGAACCGAGCGCGGCCCCGCCGTCCGCGCCCGGCAGCCGGTGGTGGCCGCCGACCCGGCTTGACACCACGCTGCTGCTGCTCGCCCCCACCGCCTTCCTGGCGCTGCGTTCGCCGCTGGCCCTGCTGGCGCTGCCCACCCTGGGGTGGCGCTTCGCCTCGCACAACAACGCTTACTGGGGCACCGCGTACCACTACAACGGCGTCCTGGTGCCGATCGTGTTCGGCGCGATGGTGGACGTGCTGGCGCGCGAGAGGGTGCGTTACTCGGGTCGGCGGCTGCGGCGGGTGCTGGCGGGGGGACTGCTGGTGACGGCGGCGACGCTGCCCGCCTTCCCGCTGGCCACGCTGGTCCGACCGGCGACCTGGACCACCACCGCGCACCAGCGGGCCGCGCTGGCACTGGCGCGCGCGGTCCCCAGCGGTGCCACGGTGGCGGCCAGCAACCAGCTGGCCGCGCAGCTGACGGACCGCGCGACGGTGAGCATGGCCTGCCCGTACCACCGCCCGGCGCAGCCGGTGGCCTACCTGGTGGTCGACACGAAGGACACCACCTCCGACACCACCAACTGCCGTGCCGGCCTCGCGGTGGTGGTCGCGGACGCCGAGCGCTCGGGCTACACGGTGGTGGCCGCCCGCGACGGGATCACGCTACTCAGGGACAGCGCCGAGCACTGA
- a CDS encoding SGNH/GDSL hydrolase family protein, giving the protein MTAPTRPTAARAAARARTVRFAALGDSLTEGVGSPDQGGWRGWSALLAPALATDPTLVTHLNLAASGARATELTMRQLPSALDLRPHLAAVLVGGNDTLRAEFDIARTAAALDTVLGALAAQGAVLLTACLPDPGALLGLPGPLARPLARRMASVNAVVHELSHRHAAVHLHLAQLPWLADRALLSADRLHPSPAGHLLIARRFHQLLAEAGHPLGPPPAAVRAPAPPGRAADLWWLATRGTAWLARRSVDLLPGLLALAATEGVHRLCGSVAVLDARSGAATEAALAALAPP; this is encoded by the coding sequence ATGACCGCTCCCACCCGGCCCACCGCCGCCCGCGCGGCCGCTCGGGCACGGACCGTGCGCTTCGCGGCCCTCGGCGACTCGCTCACCGAAGGCGTCGGCAGTCCCGACCAGGGCGGCTGGCGCGGCTGGAGTGCGCTGCTGGCGCCCGCGCTGGCCACCGACCCGACCCTGGTCACGCACCTCAACCTGGCCGCCAGCGGCGCCCGGGCCACCGAACTGACGATGCGTCAACTGCCGTCGGCGCTGGACCTGCGACCGCACCTGGCAGCCGTGCTGGTCGGCGGCAACGACACCCTGCGCGCGGAGTTCGACATCGCCCGCACCGCCGCCGCGCTGGACACCGTCCTGGGAGCCCTCGCCGCCCAGGGCGCGGTGCTGCTCACCGCCTGCCTGCCGGATCCGGGGGCGCTGCTCGGCCTGCCGGGCCCGCTGGCCCGTCCGCTGGCCCGCCGGATGGCCTCCGTCAACGCCGTGGTGCACGAGCTCTCGCACCGCCATGCCGCGGTTCACCTGCACCTGGCCCAGCTGCCCTGGCTCGCCGACCGCGCGCTGCTCAGCGCCGACCGGCTGCACCCGAGCCCGGCGGGCCACCTGCTGATCGCCCGCCGGTTCCACCAGTTGCTCGCCGAGGCCGGGCACCCGCTCGGCCCGCCCCCTGCGGCCGTCCGGGCGCCTGCGCCGCCCGGCCGCGCGGCCGACCTGTGGTGGCTGGCCACCCGTGGCACAGCCTGGCTGGCCCGGCGCAGCGTCGACCTGCTGCCCGGGCTGCTCGCGCTGGCCGCCACCGAGGGCGTCCACCGGCTGTGCGGCAGCGTGGCGGTGCTGGACGCCCGCTCCGGCGCGGCTACCGAAGCGGCCCTGGCCGCGCTCGCGCCGCCGTGA